One genomic region from Streptomyces venezuelae encodes:
- a CDS encoding glycoside hydrolase family 3 protein, with protein MHPYQDATRPVGERVEDLLSRMTPEEKAGQLFHSMLMMNPDGTPVTETDGSTLPLTTPDLIEDRRLTHFNLLGTYGAREMALWHNAIQEMAAGTRLGIPVSLSTDPRHAFTDNIGASFNAGAFSAWPEALGLAAIGDPELVLAFADTVRREYLSVGFRTALHPQIDLATEPRWSRQSGTFGSDAKLTGELVRAYVRGLQGESLGKDSVAAMIKHFPGGGPQKDGEDPHFPHGKEQVYPGGMREYHLEPFRHAIAAGCSQMMPYYGQPIGTDWEEVGFGFNKGVITGLLREELGFTGIVCTDWGLLTDSTVFGEPHEARAWGVEHLSVAERTAKALDAGADQFGGEQCPEVVVELMASGRISEARVDTSVRRLLREKFLLGLFDERRYVDPDEAAETVGRADFAAAGAAAQRRSLTVLTDGPLPLSGRPRLYVENVDPAVAAAYGEVVADPAAADLAVLRLRTPYEERPNLFESFFHSGSLAFPEPELTRILGLLATVPTVVCVNLERPAVLPEIAERAAALIADFGASDEALLDVAFGRAKAEGRLPFELPRSMAAVEAARPDVPNDTADPVFAHGHGLDLAL; from the coding sequence ATGCACCCCTACCAGGACGCCACTCGTCCCGTCGGCGAGCGCGTCGAGGACCTCCTCTCCCGGATGACCCCGGAGGAGAAGGCCGGCCAGCTCTTCCACTCCATGCTGATGATGAATCCCGACGGCACGCCGGTGACCGAGACGGACGGTTCGACGCTGCCGCTCACCACCCCCGACCTCATCGAGGACCGGCGGCTCACCCACTTCAACCTGCTCGGCACCTACGGCGCCCGCGAGATGGCGCTCTGGCACAACGCGATCCAGGAGATGGCCGCGGGCACCCGCCTCGGCATCCCGGTCTCGCTCTCCACCGACCCCCGCCACGCCTTCACCGACAACATCGGCGCATCCTTCAACGCCGGCGCCTTCTCCGCCTGGCCCGAGGCCCTCGGTCTCGCCGCGATCGGCGACCCCGAGCTGGTTCTCGCCTTCGCCGACACGGTCCGCCGCGAGTACCTCTCCGTCGGCTTCCGTACGGCGCTCCACCCGCAGATCGACCTCGCGACCGAGCCCCGCTGGTCCCGCCAGTCCGGCACCTTCGGCTCCGACGCGAAGCTCACGGGCGAGCTGGTCCGGGCGTACGTCCGCGGGCTCCAGGGCGAGAGCCTCGGCAAGGACTCGGTGGCCGCGATGATCAAGCACTTCCCCGGCGGCGGCCCGCAGAAGGACGGCGAGGACCCGCACTTCCCGCACGGCAAGGAGCAGGTCTACCCGGGCGGGATGCGCGAGTACCACCTGGAGCCGTTCCGGCACGCGATCGCGGCGGGCTGCTCGCAGATGATGCCGTACTACGGCCAGCCGATCGGCACCGACTGGGAGGAGGTCGGCTTCGGCTTCAACAAGGGCGTGATCACGGGGCTCCTCCGCGAGGAGCTCGGCTTCACCGGCATCGTCTGCACCGACTGGGGCCTGCTCACGGACTCGACGGTCTTCGGCGAGCCGCACGAGGCGCGGGCCTGGGGCGTCGAGCACCTGAGCGTGGCCGAGCGGACGGCGAAGGCCCTCGACGCGGGCGCGGACCAGTTCGGCGGCGAGCAGTGCCCCGAGGTCGTCGTGGAGCTGATGGCCTCGGGCCGGATCTCCGAGGCCCGCGTCGACACGTCCGTACGCCGCCTCCTGCGCGAGAAGTTCCTCCTCGGGCTCTTCGACGAGCGGCGGTACGTCGACCCCGACGAGGCCGCGGAGACCGTCGGCCGCGCCGACTTCGCGGCCGCGGGCGCCGCCGCTCAGCGCCGCTCCCTCACCGTCCTCACCGACGGGCCGCTCCCCCTGTCGGGACGGCCGAGGCTGTACGTGGAGAACGTCGACCCGGCGGTCGCGGCGGCGTACGGCGAGGTCGTCGCCGACCCGGCCGCGGCGGACCTCGCGGTGCTGCGGCTGCGCACCCCGTACGAGGAGCGGCCGAACCTCTTCGAGTCCTTCTTCCACTCCGGCTCGCTCGCCTTCCCCGAGCCCGAGCTGACCCGGATCCTGGGCCTGCTCGCCACCGTGCCGACGGTCGTCTGCGTCAACCTGGAGCGGCCGGCGGTCCTGCCGGAGATCGCCGAGCGGGCGGCGGCGCTGATCGCCGACTTCGGCGCGAGCGACGAGGCCCTGCTCGACGTGGCCTTCGGGCGGGCGAAGGCCGAGGGGCGGCTCCCCTTCGAGCTGCCGCGCTCGATGGCGGCGGTGGAGGCGGCCCGCCCGGACGTCCCGAACGACACGGCGGACCCCGTCTTCGCCCACGGCCACGGCCTGGATCTGGCCCTCTAG
- the surE gene encoding 5'/3'-nucleotidase SurE, with translation MRTYVALSAATALLAGLGATAYATTGTAPDSRPLAGMRILISNDDSMQAAKASNSDGLGLYELRRAMCAAGADVVVMAPWQVQSGKGTAVTNGGVVTAQRRTALPAGYENDCAGAPAKGAVYGVCLSDVPCTKDSASATPADTVKLALRGGLKAKAGWTGAPDLVLTGINSGPNISASVNDSGTVGAAVAAVDQEVPALAFSSSGDESNTFFPRANYRAHAEFGARLVAGLKQRGLLTSKFALKVDYPDVSTGTPAKAPVWTRVGDGAIVYHAFEQRGNSDSFDIALGLCPVDGSGEGECAEGRKDADSTWLLDKGHVTIAPITWDRTYGTRVDARRELNRIEQFVKHEAPRP, from the coding sequence ATGCGCACGTACGTAGCACTGTCCGCGGCCACCGCCTTGCTCGCCGGCCTGGGCGCCACCGCCTACGCCACCACGGGCACCGCCCCCGACTCCCGGCCGCTCGCGGGGATGCGGATCCTGATCTCCAACGACGACTCGATGCAGGCCGCGAAGGCGAGCAACTCCGACGGCCTCGGCCTGTACGAGCTCCGCCGCGCGATGTGCGCCGCCGGCGCCGACGTCGTCGTGATGGCCCCCTGGCAGGTCCAGTCCGGAAAGGGCACCGCCGTCACCAACGGCGGCGTCGTCACCGCCCAGCGCCGCACCGCCCTGCCCGCCGGGTACGAGAACGACTGCGCGGGCGCCCCCGCCAAGGGCGCGGTCTACGGCGTCTGCCTCTCCGACGTCCCCTGCACGAAGGACTCCGCGAGCGCCACCCCCGCCGACACCGTCAAGCTCGCCCTGCGCGGCGGCCTCAAGGCCAAGGCCGGCTGGACCGGGGCCCCCGACCTCGTCCTCACCGGCATCAACTCCGGCCCCAACATCTCCGCCAGCGTCAACGACTCCGGCACCGTCGGCGCCGCCGTCGCAGCCGTCGACCAGGAGGTCCCGGCCCTCGCCTTCTCCTCCTCCGGCGACGAGAGCAACACCTTCTTCCCCCGCGCCAACTACCGCGCCCACGCCGAGTTCGGGGCCCGCCTCGTCGCCGGCCTCAAGCAGCGCGGGCTGCTGACCTCGAAGTTCGCCCTCAAGGTCGACTACCCCGACGTCAGCACCGGCACCCCCGCCAAGGCCCCGGTCTGGACCCGCGTCGGCGACGGGGCCATCGTCTACCACGCCTTCGAACAGCGCGGGAACAGCGACTCCTTCGACATCGCGCTCGGCCTCTGCCCGGTGGACGGCAGCGGCGAGGGCGAGTGCGCGGAGGGGCGGAAGGACGCCGACTCCACCTGGCTCCTCGACAAGGGCCACGTCACGATCGCCCCGATCACCTGGGACCGCACCTACGGCACCCGGGTCGACGCCCGCCGCGAGCTGAACCGGATCGAGCAATTCGTGAAGCACGAGGCCCCGCGCCCGTGA
- a CDS encoding spermidine synthase, giving the protein MTSPVTLDRRDGPYGEVVLRRRAEHFEIIANGTFLMDTSDGRSERLLVDAALAALPEESRTGASVLVGGLGVGFSLAHAAADPRWGRIVVAEREGAIIDWHREGPLSSVSGPALADPRTVILHTDLVDHLRTSSDTYDALCLDIDNGPDWTVTEDNETLYSAEGLAACAARLNPGGVLAVWSAQPSADFEDSLRNAGFSGVRTEEIPVARGVPDVVHLGIRPR; this is encoded by the coding sequence TTGACCAGCCCCGTGACACTCGACCGCCGAGACGGTCCGTACGGAGAAGTCGTGCTGCGCCGCCGCGCCGAGCACTTCGAGATCATCGCCAACGGCACCTTCCTCATGGACACCTCCGACGGGCGCTCCGAGCGGCTCCTCGTCGACGCGGCCCTGGCCGCCCTGCCCGAGGAGTCCCGCACCGGCGCCTCCGTCCTCGTCGGCGGCCTCGGGGTCGGCTTCTCGCTCGCCCACGCGGCCGCCGACCCGCGCTGGGGCCGGATCGTCGTCGCCGAGCGTGAGGGCGCGATCATCGACTGGCACCGCGAGGGGCCGCTCTCCTCGGTCTCCGGGCCCGCACTGGCCGATCCGCGGACCGTGATCCTGCACACGGACCTCGTGGACCACCTCCGCACCTCCTCCGACACGTACGACGCCCTCTGTCTGGACATCGACAACGGGCCGGACTGGACGGTCACCGAGGACAACGAAACCCTGTACTCGGCCGAGGGGTTGGCGGCCTGCGCGGCCCGGCTGAACCCCGGCGGTGTGCTCGCTGTCTGGTCCGCTCAGCCCTCGGCCGATTTCGAAGACTCATTGCGGAATGCCGGATTCAGCGGGGTACGGACCGAAGAGATCCCCGTTGCCCGGGGCGTCCCCGACGTGGTCCACCTCGGCATCCGTCCCCGGTAA
- a CDS encoding response regulator transcription factor, whose protein sequence is MEQTHTTHHGAAATPGAQRRVLVVEDDATIVEAISARLRAEGFLVQTATDGPAAVDAAEAWQPDLMVLDVMLPGFDGLEVCRRVQAQRPVPVLMLTARDDETDMLVGLGVGADDYMTKPFSMRELAARVHVLLRRVERAALAAVTPRSGILRLGELEIDHAQRRVRVRSEDVHLTPTEFDLLVCLASTPRAVLSREQLLAEVWDWADASGTRTVDSHIKALRRKIGAERIRTVHGVGYALETPAP, encoded by the coding sequence ATGGAGCAGACACACACCACTCACCACGGTGCGGCGGCCACTCCCGGGGCCCAGCGACGGGTCCTCGTGGTCGAGGACGACGCGACGATCGTCGAGGCGATCTCCGCGCGGCTGCGCGCCGAGGGCTTCCTCGTGCAGACCGCGACGGACGGCCCCGCGGCCGTCGACGCCGCCGAGGCCTGGCAGCCGGACCTGATGGTCCTCGACGTGATGCTCCCGGGCTTCGACGGCCTGGAGGTGTGCCGCAGGGTCCAGGCCCAGCGCCCCGTCCCGGTCCTCATGCTGACCGCCCGGGACGACGAGACCGACATGCTGGTCGGGCTCGGCGTCGGCGCGGACGACTACATGACGAAGCCGTTCTCGATGCGCGAGCTCGCCGCCCGGGTGCACGTCCTGCTGCGCCGGGTCGAGCGGGCCGCGCTGGCGGCCGTCACCCCGCGCAGCGGGATCCTGCGCCTCGGCGAGCTGGAGATCGACCACGCGCAGCGCCGGGTCCGGGTGCGCTCCGAGGACGTGCACCTGACCCCGACCGAGTTCGACCTGCTGGTCTGTCTGGCGAGCACCCCGAGGGCGGTCCTCTCGCGCGAGCAGCTGCTCGCCGAGGTGTGGGACTGGGCGGACGCCTCCGGCACCCGGACCGTGGACAGCCACATCAAGGCGCTGCGCCGGAAGATCGGAGCCGAGCGCATCCGTACGGTCCATGGCGTGGGGTACGCGCTGGAGACCCCGGCGCCGTGA
- a CDS encoding ATP-binding protein codes for MVISIKTKLGALVVGAVLLTSCLALVAIRTSTEFRYITIFAMIATLLITQFVAQSLTAPLDEMTTVAGTISRGDFSRRVRGADRRDELGDLASTINRMADDLEAVDRHRKELVANVSHELRTPIAALRAVLENVVDGVSEADPETMRSALKQTERLGRLVETLLDLSRLDNGVVALRASRFEVWPYLSGVLREANLAASQRGLFSTSGLHNRTDVHLHLDVSPPELVAHADAERLHQVMANLIDNAVKHSPPHGRVTVRARRGPYPDSLELVVEDEGPGIPESERHKVFERFNRGTVPDRQGPGSDGGTGLGLAIARWAVDLHGGGIGVAESSRGCRIRVTLPGSLPPRD; via the coding sequence ATCGTGATCTCAATCAAGACCAAGCTCGGCGCCCTGGTCGTCGGCGCGGTCCTGCTGACCTCGTGTCTCGCATTGGTGGCGATCCGCACGTCCACCGAGTTCCGGTACATCACGATCTTCGCGATGATCGCGACGCTGCTGATCACCCAGTTCGTGGCGCAGTCCCTGACGGCGCCGCTCGACGAGATGACCACGGTGGCCGGGACGATCTCGCGCGGCGACTTCAGCCGGCGGGTGCGGGGCGCGGACCGGCGGGACGAGCTGGGCGACCTGGCCTCGACGATCAACCGCATGGCGGACGACCTGGAGGCCGTCGACCGGCACCGCAAGGAGCTGGTCGCCAATGTGTCGCACGAGCTGCGCACACCGATCGCCGCGCTCCGGGCCGTCCTGGAGAACGTCGTGGACGGGGTGTCCGAGGCCGATCCGGAGACCATGCGCTCGGCGCTGAAACAGACGGAACGGCTGGGCCGGCTGGTGGAGACGCTGCTGGACCTGTCACGTCTTGACAACGGTGTCGTGGCGCTGAGGGCGAGCCGTTTCGAGGTCTGGCCGTACCTGTCGGGCGTGCTGCGGGAGGCGAACCTCGCCGCGTCCCAGCGCGGCCTGTTCTCCACGTCCGGGCTGCACAACCGCACGGACGTCCATCTGCACCTGGACGTGTCGCCGCCCGAGCTGGTCGCCCACGCGGACGCGGAACGGCTCCACCAGGTCATGGCCAATCTGATCGACAACGCGGTGAAGCACTCGCCGCCGCACGGCCGGGTCACGGTCCGGGCCCGGCGCGGCCCGTATCCGGACTCGCTGGAGCTGGTGGTCGAGGACGAGGGTCCCGGCATCCCGGAGTCCGAGCGGCACAAGGTCTTCGAGCGGTTCAACCGCGGCACGGTGCCGGACCGGCAGGGTCCGGGCAGCGACGGCGGCACCGGGCTCGGGCTCGCGATCGCCCGCTGGGCCGTGGATCTGCACGGTGGCGGGATCGGCGTGGCCGAATCGTCACGCGGCTGCCGCATCCGAGTCACTCTTCCGGGCAGCCTTCCCCCGAGAGATTGA